One window of the Rhipicephalus sanguineus isolate Rsan-2018 chromosome 4, BIME_Rsan_1.4, whole genome shotgun sequence genome contains the following:
- the LOC125758196 gene encoding uncharacterized protein LOC125758196 produces the protein MGSPVGVVVDASYYVKFSEAGVQATTSTAEASVNTTSLLKDAETQTDITGSVLKSFEADNQVLRTELQEVKGSLDTLRLSKASLEHDNTRVQFYTGLPSFTVLISLFTLVESSVPRSPNNALAKFQEFVLTLMRLRLGVALQDLASIEEALTGVFNDRNFCL, from the exons ATGGGTTCTCCAGTTGGAGTTGTAGTGGATGCCTCATATT ATGTAAAGTTTTCTGAAGCTGGTGTTCAAGCCACCACTTCGACAGCTGAAGCTTCAGTAAATACCACTTCAT TGCTAAAGGATGCTGAAACTCAAACTGACATCACAGGCAGTGTTCTGAAGAGTTTTGAAGCTGATAACCAGGTCCTACGCACCGAGTTACAGGAGGTGAAGGGCTCTCTGGACACACTTCGGCTGTCGAAAGCTTCTTTGGAGCATGACAACACCCGTGTGCAATTTTACACGGGCCTACCAAGCTTCACAGTTCTGATTTCACTGTTCACACTTGTCGAAAGTAGTGTGCCACGCAGCCCAAACAATGCTCTTGCGAAATTCCAAGAATTTGTACTCACACTAATGAGGCTGCGATTGGGAGTGGCCTTGCAGGACCTGGCGTCCATTGAAGAAGCATTGACGGGGGTCTTCAATGACCGTAATTTCTGCCTCTGA